A single Bacillus sp. HMF5848 DNA region contains:
- a CDS encoding undecaprenyl-diphosphatase gives MDKALFQFIQSYSGRNRVMDSLMIFASTKVRYIFAFVFLLMWLFNSERKVPIKVLQSTVLAFLINSLIKLFTFKPRPFLKGRVDILIPSKKDSTFPSKHTILMFAFSTSVMLRNRVLGVILTTLSCLTGFSRIWVGSHYPSDIVGSATLGSLISLVVNKVKGR, from the coding sequence ATGGATAAAGCATTGTTTCAATTCATCCAGTCCTATTCAGGTCGTAACCGAGTAATGGATTCTCTCATGATATTTGCTTCAACTAAGGTAAGGTATATATTTGCTTTTGTTTTTCTGTTAATGTGGCTGTTCAATTCAGAAAGGAAAGTACCAATAAAAGTGTTACAATCCACTGTACTAGCTTTTTTGATTAATTCATTAATTAAATTATTTACTTTTAAACCTCGTCCATTTTTGAAAGGCCGAGTTGATATTCTTATTCCATCGAAAAAGGATTCTACTTTTCCAAGCAAGCATACAATCTTAATGTTTGCCTTCTCAACATCGGTCATGTTACGAAACCGAGTCCTTGGAGTTATTTTAACAACGTTATCATGTTTAACAGGCTTCTCACGAATATGGGTCGGTAGCCATTATCCGTCTGATATTGTTGGCAGTGCTACTTTAGGGTCATTAATTAGTCTTGTTGTGAATAAGGTGAAGGGGCGCTAA
- a CDS encoding spore germination protein: protein MDVNQSHQSGIISAGSKQVGEDIPIYPSLEKNIAYIKEALGHSSDLVYRTFHFGIDNPNEAAVIYTDGLIDKDFIQNYIMKTLMVDIRDVKLPPNTSSCIEQIESFSVHSGDLKRVHHQSDVLDHILSGDTVILVKDASYGLAISTRGWRDRGVEEPSTQGVVRGPKDGFTETLRTNTALLRRKIKDPNLWIDNKIIGARTKTDVSIAYINGIVNEDMIKEVHERLDRIDIDSVLEGGYLEEYIQDETYTPFPTVFHTERPDAVAAALLEGRIAIIVDGTPFVIVVPALFIHFFQSSEDYYQRADISTFIRFLRFLAFFLALLTPAVYIAITTYHQEMLPTTFLVSLAAQKEGTPLPAFAEALVMEVIFEILREAGVRLPKAVGSAISIVGALVLGQAAVEAGIVSAAMVIVVSLTAISSFVSPAYNMAISVRMLRFVFMLLATSFGLFGIIMGLIFLVLHLNSLRSFGIPYLAPFAPFNMNDHKDTLFRLPLWVMKYRPRLLNQKDITRRNFETKNK, encoded by the coding sequence ATGGATGTAAATCAATCACATCAGTCGGGCATTATCTCAGCTGGTAGCAAGCAAGTGGGCGAAGATATCCCCATTTATCCTTCTTTAGAAAAAAATATAGCTTACATTAAAGAAGCATTAGGACATAGCTCAGATCTCGTTTATAGAACGTTTCACTTTGGTATAGATAATCCAAATGAAGCTGCTGTCATATATACGGATGGACTTATTGACAAAGATTTCATCCAAAACTATATAATGAAGACACTTATGGTGGATATTCGAGATGTTAAATTGCCTCCCAATACGTCGTCTTGTATTGAACAAATAGAATCATTTTCAGTGCATTCCGGAGACTTAAAGAGGGTTCATCATCAGTCAGATGTGTTAGATCATATTTTGTCTGGAGACACTGTGATTCTCGTTAAAGACGCATCATATGGTTTAGCAATTAGTACGAGGGGATGGAGAGATAGAGGGGTAGAAGAACCTTCCACCCAAGGGGTTGTAAGAGGCCCTAAAGATGGATTTACCGAAACTTTGCGGACTAACACGGCGTTACTTCGTAGGAAAATTAAGGATCCTAACTTATGGATTGATAATAAAATTATAGGGGCACGAACAAAAACAGATGTCTCCATTGCCTATATAAACGGAATAGTAAATGAAGATATGATAAAAGAGGTTCATGAGAGGTTAGATCGAATTGATATCGACTCAGTGTTAGAAGGTGGCTACTTAGAAGAATATATACAAGATGAAACGTATACACCTTTTCCTACTGTCTTTCACACCGAAAGGCCAGATGCAGTGGCTGCGGCATTATTAGAAGGGCGAATTGCAATTATTGTAGATGGAACGCCCTTTGTAATTGTCGTTCCAGCACTGTTTATTCATTTTTTTCAATCAAGCGAGGACTATTATCAACGAGCAGATATTAGTACGTTCATACGTTTTTTACGATTTTTAGCATTTTTCCTTGCTTTACTAACACCCGCTGTCTATATTGCTATAACAACATATCACCAAGAAATGTTGCCAACTACTTTTTTAGTGAGCTTAGCCGCGCAAAAAGAAGGAACACCGCTTCCAGCCTTCGCAGAAGCATTAGTTATGGAAGTCATTTTTGAGATATTACGTGAAGCTGGGGTACGTTTACCGAAAGCAGTTGGTTCAGCTATATCAATTGTAGGGGCTTTAGTACTTGGACAAGCAGCTGTAGAGGCTGGTATCGTTTCAGCAGCGATGGTCATTGTTGTTTCTTTAACAGCTATAAGTAGCTTTGTTTCACCTGCTTACAATATGGCCATATCTGTTAGAATGCTTCGCTTCGTCTTCATGCTGTTAGCAACGTCGTTTGGTCTATTCGGTATCATTATGGGATTAATATTTCTAGTACTACATTTAAATAGTCTTCGATCGTTCGGTATACCATACTTAGCACCTTTTGCACCTTTTAATATGAATGATCATAAAGATACTCTTTTCCGTCTTCCACTATGGGTTATGAAATATCGCCCGAGATTATTAAATCAGAAGGATATTACAAGGAGAAATTTTGAGACAAAAAATAAGTAA
- a CDS encoding DUF2161 domain-containing phosphodiesterase, with amino-acid sequence MKEKLQEVDLYKPIQRYFSQEGYDVYGEVHDCDMVAVKGEEVLIIELKLNLSVDLLVQAVKRQQLTDDVYIAIPKPKYNLRSKRWRDVCHLCRRLELGLIVVAFSGNRKTVDVIFPPKSFSRVKSKGHNKRRRKSLIKEIAGRSADYNIGGSNKTKIMTAYKENCIQIACYLEHFGELSPKALRVIGTGDKTSSILAKNFYGWFERVKRGIYTLSDKGKREIQEYPEVLHYYEALLNKMDETNG; translated from the coding sequence ATGAAGGAAAAGCTACAAGAGGTTGATTTATATAAACCAATACAGAGGTATTTTTCTCAAGAAGGCTATGACGTGTATGGTGAAGTACACGACTGTGATATGGTGGCTGTTAAAGGTGAAGAGGTACTTATCATCGAATTAAAATTAAATTTAAGTGTAGATTTATTAGTACAAGCTGTCAAACGGCAACAGCTGACGGATGATGTATATATAGCCATACCAAAACCAAAATACAACTTAAGATCAAAACGCTGGAGAGATGTTTGTCATTTATGTAGACGGCTTGAGTTAGGGTTAATTGTTGTTGCGTTTTCTGGTAACCGAAAAACGGTTGATGTCATCTTTCCTCCAAAGAGCTTTAGTCGCGTGAAAAGTAAGGGTCATAATAAACGTAGGCGGAAGTCTCTTATAAAAGAAATTGCAGGACGCAGTGCTGATTACAATATCGGTGGCAGTAATAAAACAAAAATAATGACAGCTTATAAGGAGAACTGTATTCAAATAGCGTGTTATCTTGAGCATTTTGGCGAATTATCTCCGAAAGCCTTAAGAGTAATTGGAACAGGCGACAAAACCTCTTCTATATTAGCTAAGAACTTTTATGGCTGGTTTGAGCGGGTAAAAAGAGGGATTTATACACTAAGTGATAAAGGAAAGCGAGAGATACAAGAATACCCAGAGGTTTTACACTATTATGAAGCACTACTTAATAAAATGGACGAAACGAATGGATAG
- the rluF gene encoding 23S rRNA pseudouridine(2604) synthase RluF: MINIRINKYISESGKTSRRGADKLINEGKVTINGKLAQIGSQVEPGDDVRVSGEPIRIAKNNVYIALNKPVGITSTTERHIKGNIIDLVNHPLRIFHIGRLDKESEGLILLTNDGDIVNEILRAENKHEKEYIVSVDKPITSDFLKKMSDGVEILDTVTLPCEVKQLSKFEFQIILTQGLNRQIRRMCAALGYKVYRLQRTRIMNIHLGNLAPGQWRDLTIKERTQLFKELNYEPREW; the protein is encoded by the coding sequence GTGATTAACATACGTATTAATAAATATATTAGCGAGTCTGGAAAAACATCTAGGCGCGGTGCAGATAAATTAATTAATGAAGGAAAAGTAACAATAAATGGGAAACTTGCACAAATAGGTAGCCAAGTTGAACCCGGGGATGATGTTCGAGTAAGTGGAGAGCCTATTCGAATAGCTAAAAACAATGTTTATATCGCTCTAAATAAACCTGTAGGCATCACAAGCACAACAGAGAGACATATAAAGGGGAACATTATTGACTTAGTTAATCATCCGTTAAGAATATTTCACATCGGTCGGCTAGATAAAGAATCAGAAGGTTTAATACTACTCACGAATGATGGCGATATTGTTAACGAAATTTTACGTGCGGAAAATAAGCATGAAAAGGAATATATTGTATCAGTAGACAAACCGATAACCTCTGATTTTTTAAAGAAAATGTCAGACGGTGTTGAAATATTAGATACAGTCACACTTCCATGTGAGGTAAAGCAACTATCAAAGTTTGAATTTCAAATCATTTTAACACAAGGGTTAAATCGACAAATTCGACGCATGTGTGCGGCATTAGGTTATAAAGTTTATAGACTACAAAGAACGCGAATTATGAACATACATTTAGGTAACCTTGCCCCTGGACAATGGAGAGATTTAACAATAAAAGAGCGCACACAATTATTTAAAGAGCTAAACTATGAGCCGAGAGAATGGTGA
- a CDS encoding S9 family peptidase, whose protein sequence is MAKRPITAEDLCNFKFVGDPQLSPNRDKTAYVLTHVDKDKDGYYSYLYVTDLKGEGRQFTSHYSKDSLVKDTAPKWSPDGSSIAFRSNRTGKNQVFLLHTDGGEAIQLTDVKQGINDFVWSPDGKQLAVTIKGELKLNSEKEEENNDEKSDVKVITRLRYKGDGVGIYNEDRTHVYVFDIETKSYTKITEGDHDFSQPRFSTDGKSLFYIGTKEEDKEWGYLPAIWKYDIASKEETLFYQGNGYLHSPSVSPDGKWLAIAGHTRGERSQGNTNVLLLSVETGKLTNLTESFDYTVGNLVGVDAKYDTAELRLIWDTTSSFIYFNATVGGDCQLYKVNLEGEVSSALSPSVASVTSYDIVSEDQAVLVLATPHSTGDLVVQDLNNVDNTKNLTDWNGDLYNEVHLSTPENFQYKSTDGWDIEGWILKPYGYEDGKKYPMILQIHGGPATAYGNGLHHEMQLMAAKGYVVLYTNPRGSHGYGHDFVNAVIGDYGGMDYEDIMAGVNHALESFNYIDHDQLFVTGGSYGGYMTNVIVTRTTRFKAAVTQRSICNWHSFYGTSDIGFFFTEWQHGHADLWDDVEKLLKLSPLTYARNVKTPTLILHSEQDLRCPMEQAEQWYIALKRLGVETKLVRFPDENHDLSRSGKPKHRLERLQHIIDWFDDRLN, encoded by the coding sequence ATGGCAAAACGACCTATTACAGCAGAAGATTTATGTAATTTTAAATTTGTAGGCGATCCTCAGCTGTCACCAAACAGAGACAAAACCGCTTATGTGTTAACTCATGTAGATAAAGATAAGGATGGGTACTATTCTTATCTTTATGTAACAGACTTAAAAGGGGAAGGCAGACAGTTTACCTCGCACTATTCAAAAGATAGCCTAGTGAAGGACACTGCCCCAAAGTGGTCACCCGATGGAAGCTCGATTGCTTTTCGTTCAAATCGCACAGGAAAAAATCAAGTTTTTCTGTTACATACCGACGGTGGAGAAGCAATTCAACTAACTGATGTAAAACAAGGTATTAACGACTTCGTCTGGTCTCCAGATGGCAAACAGCTTGCTGTCACCATTAAAGGCGAATTAAAGCTGAACTCTGAGAAAGAGGAAGAAAACAACGACGAAAAAAGTGATGTGAAGGTTATTACGAGACTTCGTTACAAAGGCGACGGAGTTGGAATTTATAACGAGGACCGCACGCATGTGTATGTGTTTGACATAGAAACAAAATCTTATACAAAAATTACAGAAGGTGACCATGATTTTTCTCAGCCTCGTTTCTCAACAGATGGGAAAAGCCTATTCTACATAGGTACGAAGGAAGAGGATAAAGAGTGGGGCTATCTCCCTGCTATATGGAAATACGATATAGCATCAAAGGAAGAAACACTTTTTTATCAAGGAAATGGCTATCTTCATTCACCTTCTGTATCTCCAGACGGAAAATGGCTCGCAATCGCAGGGCATACCCGAGGAGAAAGAAGTCAAGGAAATACGAATGTTCTACTTCTATCTGTCGAAACAGGCAAACTAACAAATTTAACGGAAAGCTTTGATTATACTGTTGGAAACCTTGTAGGTGTCGATGCAAAGTATGACACAGCAGAGCTTCGCTTAATTTGGGACACTACTAGCTCATTCATTTACTTTAATGCTACAGTTGGTGGAGATTGTCAGCTCTATAAAGTAAATCTAGAAGGAGAGGTATCATCTGCTCTGTCACCATCTGTTGCATCTGTTACATCTTATGATATCGTAAGCGAAGATCAAGCTGTTCTTGTTCTAGCAACGCCTCATTCTACAGGTGATTTAGTAGTTCAAGACTTGAATAACGTAGACAACACGAAGAATCTTACAGACTGGAATGGAGATTTATATAACGAGGTACATTTAAGTACACCTGAAAATTTCCAGTATAAAAGTACAGACGGATGGGATATTGAAGGTTGGATATTGAAGCCTTATGGGTATGAGGATGGTAAGAAATATCCGATGATTCTACAAATTCACGGTGGACCAGCAACAGCCTATGGAAATGGTCTACACCATGAAATGCAATTAATGGCCGCCAAAGGGTATGTTGTGCTTTACACAAATCCGAGAGGAAGCCATGGCTATGGTCATGACTTTGTAAATGCCGTTATCGGAGATTACGGTGGTATGGATTACGAGGATATTATGGCTGGTGTAAATCATGCTTTAGAAAGCTTTAATTATATAGATCATGACCAATTATTTGTGACAGGTGGCAGCTACGGTGGCTACATGACGAATGTTATCGTTACTCGTACTACTCGTTTTAAAGCAGCCGTCACACAACGTAGTATTTGTAACTGGCATAGCTTCTATGGCACAAGTGATATCGGCTTCTTCTTCACGGAGTGGCAGCATGGACATGCTGATTTATGGGATGATGTTGAAAAGCTATTGAAGCTATCACCACTTACTTATGCGCGTAATGTAAAAACACCGACACTCATTCTGCACAGCGAACAGGATTTACGTTGTCCAATGGAGCAAGCAGAACAATGGTATATAGCTCTTAAGCGTTTAGGGGTAGAAACAAAGCTAGTGCGCTTCCCTGATGAAAACCATGATCTCTCCCGCTCTGGGAAACCGAAGCACCGCCTAGAACGTCTGCAGCATATCATTGACTGGTTTGATGATAGGCTGAACTAA
- a CDS encoding MFS transporter produces the protein MSAPLRQEAPSLHEVKEKIWTRDFTIICISNFFIFLAFQMTLPTIPLFVEELGGNNQLIGVVVGIFTFSALLIRPFAGHALESKGRGFVYLIGIGTFVISVGSFGFAGGLAFLFLMRIVQGLGWGFSTTASGTIATDLIPPKRRGEGMGYYGLFGNVALALGPTLGLTLAGVLTFKQLFITCASLGIMALLLASRIRYKKIEQVAVPTKRWDLYEKSAVPPSILLFFITVTFGGIASFLPLYTTQKGIDGIQWYFLLYALALMLTRTFTGKIYDKKGHRAVFPVGAFSILVSMLLLAWLPNSVVLYAGAILFGLGFGTIQPALQAWAVQSAPINRRGMANATFFSSFDLGVGVGAITFGQIAHWFGYSSIYIAAAFSVALSLALYFTAIGRKHPKEAV, from the coding sequence ATGAGCGCACCTTTGCGACAAGAAGCACCTAGTTTACATGAAGTAAAAGAAAAAATATGGACGAGGGACTTTACAATCATTTGTATTTCTAACTTTTTTATTTTTCTTGCTTTTCAAATGACATTACCTACTATTCCTTTATTTGTAGAAGAGCTTGGAGGAAATAATCAACTTATCGGAGTTGTAGTTGGTATTTTTACTTTTTCCGCATTACTGATTCGACCATTTGCTGGTCATGCATTAGAGTCGAAAGGTAGAGGTTTTGTCTACTTAATTGGTATAGGGACCTTTGTTATATCTGTTGGTTCATTTGGCTTTGCAGGAGGCTTAGCTTTTTTATTTTTAATGAGGATCGTTCAAGGTCTTGGCTGGGGCTTCTCGACCACAGCATCTGGAACGATAGCTACTGATTTAATTCCTCCGAAAAGAAGAGGCGAGGGTATGGGGTATTATGGGTTATTCGGAAATGTTGCCCTAGCCCTCGGTCCAACCCTAGGCCTCACTCTTGCTGGTGTTCTTACTTTTAAACAACTTTTCATTACGTGTGCCAGCTTAGGGATTATGGCTTTATTATTAGCATCGCGAATTCGCTATAAAAAAATAGAACAAGTAGCAGTTCCCACTAAACGATGGGACTTGTATGAAAAATCTGCGGTACCACCATCCATTCTTCTATTTTTTATAACAGTTACTTTTGGTGGAATCGCTTCTTTCTTACCTTTGTACACTACGCAGAAAGGGATTGACGGCATTCAATGGTATTTCTTACTTTATGCTTTAGCCCTTATGCTAACAAGAACATTTACAGGAAAAATATATGATAAAAAAGGACATAGAGCCGTTTTTCCAGTTGGGGCATTCAGTATATTAGTTTCTATGCTATTATTGGCTTGGCTACCTAATAGTGTGGTACTATATGCTGGCGCTATATTATTCGGACTTGGATTTGGTACAATTCAACCAGCGTTACAAGCTTGGGCCGTTCAATCAGCACCAATAAACAGACGAGGGATGGCTAACGCGACTTTTTTCTCCTCTTTTGATTTAGGAGTAGGGGTTGGCGCCATCACATTTGGGCAAATTGCTCATTGGTTTGGTTATAGCAGTATTTACATAGCTGCCGCTTTTTCTGTAGCACTATCCCTTGCCCTTTATTTTACTGCCATTGGTCGAAAGCACCCTAAAGAAGCTGTTTGA
- a CDS encoding sulfite exporter TauE/SafE family protein gives METVAFIIIILVASILQTSTGFGFSILATPFLLLLFEPFEAIQINLILSLIISSALIRKIRKDIDFQILKRLLVGSVTGLPVGIVIFLLIDINGLKMGVSLIILLLTFMLILKFRINQNKIRDIIVGGLSGSLTTSIGMPGPPLLLYFSGTNTHKEKLRGTTLAFYLFIYFVSLIIQVVFAGTTKTVWISSVWALPLVFAGLYLGQLLFRRINQDTFRILTYIILLFTGVYLLTESLGLL, from the coding sequence ATGGAGACAGTAGCATTTATTATAATTATTTTAGTTGCTTCCATACTTCAAACGAGTACAGGGTTCGGCTTTTCAATTTTGGCTACTCCCTTTTTACTTCTACTATTTGAACCATTTGAGGCAATTCAAATAAATTTGATATTGTCTTTAATAATATCTAGTGCATTAATAAGGAAAATTAGAAAGGATATTGATTTTCAAATCCTTAAAAGATTACTGGTAGGAAGTGTTACAGGGTTACCAGTAGGAATTGTTATTTTCTTGTTAATAGATATAAACGGATTAAAGATGGGAGTAAGCCTTATTATCTTATTATTAACATTTATGCTTATTCTTAAGTTTCGAATTAACCAAAATAAAATAAGAGACATAATTGTTGGTGGACTCTCAGGCTCACTTACAACAAGTATAGGTATGCCCGGACCGCCACTGTTATTATATTTTTCAGGCACAAATACTCATAAGGAAAAATTAAGAGGCACTACACTTGCCTTTTATTTATTCATATACTTTGTTAGTTTAATAATCCAAGTTGTTTTTGCGGGTACAACTAAGACAGTATGGATATCAAGTGTATGGGCATTGCCCTTAGTATTTGCAGGGTTGTATTTAGGACAACTTCTTTTTAGAAGGATTAATCAAGATACTTTTCGTATTCTCACGTATATCATTTTATTGTTTACAGGAGTATATTTATTAACTGAAAGTTTAGGATTATTGTAA
- a CDS encoding FbpB family small basic protein — translation MRKFKTSFYDLIEKNKQELLKDKDAIEKIEIRIEGKHHNDMGDNLKGNSNEDLLNEIN, via the coding sequence ATGAGAAAATTTAAAACATCATTTTATGATTTAATTGAAAAAAATAAACAGGAACTTTTAAAGGATAAAGACGCTATCGAAAAAATTGAAATACGAATTGAAGGTAAGCATCACAATGATATGGGGGACAATTTGAAAGGAAATTCTAACGAGGACTTGTTGAATGAAATCAACTAG
- a CDS encoding alpha/beta hydrolase: MGFAYGAVGNYFYNYALAANQEKEFLYDNPHLSLSEVVMADVAKAAKLADNEFKEEYPPSAWSVTSDDKLQLNLHADVYKNGTENPKWAIVVHGYTSHAGQMTRWIRNFHEQGYNVLAPDLRGHGKSEGAYIGMGWHDRLDILLWIEEITKVEPQAEIVLFGISMGGATVMMTAGEDLPSNVKVIVEDCGYSSVSDVFTYQLDDLFSLPAFPVLNAANTVTNIRAGYDLFKASAVEQVAKSNTPILFIHGDQDTFVPYEMIDDVYEAAKVEKEKLVIPGAGHGEAEKIDPDLYWRTIWGFVEKYID, translated from the coding sequence ATGGGTTTCGCTTATGGAGCAGTAGGCAACTATTTTTATAATTATGCTCTTGCTGCAAACCAAGAAAAGGAGTTTTTGTATGATAATCCTCACCTATCCCTAAGTGAGGTAGTGATGGCTGATGTGGCCAAAGCAGCTAAGCTAGCTGATAATGAGTTCAAAGAAGAATATCCACCCTCAGCGTGGTCCGTTACTTCCGATGATAAGCTTCAGTTAAACTTACATGCCGATGTATATAAAAACGGTACAGAAAATCCTAAATGGGCCATTGTTGTTCATGGGTATACAAGCCATGCAGGACAAATGACGAGATGGATCCGTAATTTTCATGAACAAGGTTATAATGTGTTGGCACCCGACCTTCGTGGACATGGAAAAAGTGAAGGTGCTTATATTGGTATGGGGTGGCATGACAGGTTAGATATTCTGTTATGGATTGAAGAAATCACCAAAGTGGAGCCTCAAGCCGAAATTGTATTGTTTGGTATCTCCATGGGGGGCGCAACAGTTATGATGACAGCAGGCGAAGATTTACCATCCAATGTAAAAGTCATTGTTGAAGACTGTGGCTACTCTTCTGTTAGCGATGTATTTACTTATCAGTTGGATGATTTGTTTAGTTTGCCTGCATTTCCAGTTCTTAACGCTGCCAATACTGTTACGAACATACGAGCAGGCTATGATTTGTTCAAAGCATCTGCCGTTGAGCAGGTTGCTAAAAGTAACACGCCGATACTCTTTATCCACGGAGACCAAGATACGTTTGTTCCTTATGAGATGATAGATGACGTGTACGAGGCCGCGAAGGTTGAAAAGGAAAAGCTAGTAATTCCAGGAGCCGGACATGGTGAAGCTGAAAAGATTGACCCTGACTTATACTGGCGAACTATTTGGGGCTTTGTTGAAAAATATATAGACTAA